The following proteins are co-located in the Silene latifolia isolate original U9 population chromosome 1, ASM4854445v1, whole genome shotgun sequence genome:
- the LOC141604548 gene encoding zinc finger BED domain-containing protein RICESLEEPER 2-like translates to MESSHDDNDTFNHTDERVIDVEDHDEEDFEEVSNKRSKGNPQTSTKQKRARPPKIPSSSSNVSNIWCPGQPFVRNRKNQSPHWDHYVQAKVRDFAECIHCSKIISCKSSNGTGTLSNHLGRCEKMPANIDKKQKLITLESRTVVNDDGTTQTVDVPSVWSFDQEKIRSSLAKMIIIDELPFRTVEGEGFKGFCKDMNPQFVIPSRFTVARDCYQLYLEKRTQLQEFFGNMSSRVCLTTYCWTSGQNLGYMCLTAHFIEADWNLHKRIINFCQIPGHSGKVIGQSIEKCLLGWDLKNVLTVTVDNASSNDVAVDYLRRKFNNSECDIMEGKYLHMRCASHILNLVVKDVLSDLERSIVKIRTLVKFVRSSPTRTQKFMACALEEKISTKSLLCLDVETRWNSTYLMLDTAMKFKKAFGLLLNKDTQLQKEMRKLKEPLLASNWKEVSYFLPFLKIFYDATLKMSGSRYVTSNSFVDVIFGVGQVISEHFLHENEGIKTMAAKMKVKYDKYWGKIENLNLFLFVSLILDPRCKFGYVDWMVKKAYGQEKGKMLSLNISYFFQSLFDFYAAPTAAKEASCSSSSTTTTSKEVRSKECESNDMFNFDSLMGDKFEIEMGGGVVKKTKWEKYLEDDRESRDRSFNVLQWWKDNQKRYPKLSLMARDVLVIPVSTVASESAFSTGGRILDSFRTSLAPSTVEALICAQDWLRTTNSPLVIEDAMNEMERLQEDMKDLIIQHPVIMVDEETES, encoded by the exons ATGGAATCGAGTCATGACGATAATGACACCTTCAATCACACTGATGAAAGAGTCATTGATGTTGAGGACCATGATGAGGAGGACTTTGAAGAAGTTTCAAATAAACGATCGAAAGGAAATCCTCAGACGTCCACCAAGCAAAAGAGAGCGAGACCACCAAAAATCCCTTCTAGTTCTAGCAATGTAAGTAATATCTGGTGCCCTGGTCAGCCTTTTGTTAGAAATAGAAAAAATCAATCACCTCATTGGGATCATTATGTGCAAGCTAAGGTTCGCGATTTTGCTGAATGCATACATTGTAGCAAGATAATAAGCTGTAAGTCTAGTAATGGAACTGGGACATTAAGCAATCATTTAGGTCGTTGTGAAAAGATGCCTGCCAATATTGATAAGAAACAAAAACTTATTACTTTGGAGTCTAGAACTGTTGTGAATGATGATGGTACAACCCAAACTGTTGATGTTCCTTCTGTGTGGAGTTTTGATCAAGAAAAAATTAGATCATCACTTGCTAAGATGATAATAATTGATGAATTGCCTTTTAGAACGGTTGAAGGGGAGGGATTTAAGGGGTTTTGCAAGGATATGAATCCTCAGTTTGTTATTCCTTCGCGTTTTACCGTTGCTAGAGATTGTTATCAGCTGTACCTTGAAAAAAGAACACAACTACAAGAGTTTTTTGGAAACATGTCTTCTAGAGTTTGTCTCACAACTTATTGTTGGACTTCGGGCCAAAATTTAGGCTACATGTGTTTAACTGCTCATTTTATTGAAGCCGATTGGAATTTGCATAAAAGGATCATTAATTTTTGTCAGATTCCGGGTCACTCGGGTAAGGTCATTGGTCAAAGTATTGAGAAATGTCTTTTGGGTTGGGATTTGAAAAATGTATTGACGGTTACCGTAGACAATGCTAGTTCTAATGATGTTGCTGTTGATTATTTAAGAAGGAAGTTTAATAATTCAGAATGTGATATTATGGAAGGTAAATATTTGCATATGAGATGTGCATCTCATATCTTGAACTTAGTAGTGAAAGATGTTTTGTCTGATTTGGAAAGGTCAATTGTCAAAATTCGAACTTTAGTTAAATTTGTGAGGTCTTCGCCGACAAGAACCCAAAAGTTTATGGCTTGTGCTCTTGAGGAAAAAATTTCTACTAAAAGTCTTTTATGCTTAGATGTTGAGACTAGGTGGAACTCCACTTATTTGATGTTAGACACGGCCATGAAGTTTAAAAAGGCATTTGGTTTGTTGCTTAATAAAGACACTCAACTTCAAAAAGAAATGAGAAAGCTTAAAGAACCCCTTTTAGCTAGTAATTGGAAAGAAGTGTCTTACTTTCTGCCTTTCTTGAAAATTTTTTATGATGCCACTTTGAAAATGTCGGGATCTCGTTATGTCACTAGTAATAGCTTTGTAGATGTGATATTTGGTGTTGGACAAGTAATATCTGAACATTTTCTCCATGAAAATGAAGGCATTAAAACAATGGCAGCAAAAATGAAGGTGAAATATGACAAATATTGGGGTAAAATTGAGAATCtcaatttgtttttgtttgtatCTCTAATCCTTGACCCAAGATGCAAGTTTGGGTATGTTGACTGGATGGTGAAAAAAGCATATGGGCAGGAAAAGGGTAAAATGTTGTCCTTGAATATTAGTTACTTTTTTCAATCTCTTTTCGACTTCTATGCTGCCCCTACGGCTGCCAAAGAAGCTTCATGCTCTTCAAGTTCTACTACTACCACTTCTAAGGAAGTTAGGTCAAAAGAGTGTGAGAGTAATGATATGTTCAATTTTGATTCCCTTATGGGTGATAAATTTGAAATAGAAATGGGTGGTGGAGTTGTGAAAAAAACGAAGTGGGAGAAGTATTTAGAAGATGACCGGGAAAGTAGGGATCGATCTTTTAATGTATTACAATGGTGGAAAGATAATCAAAAAAGATATCCCAAACTTTCTTTGATGGCTAGAGATGTGCTTGTCATCCCAGTTTCTACCGTAGCTTCCGAGTCGGCTTTTAGCACGGGGGGTCGAATATTAGATTCATTTCGTACTTCCTTAGCTCCATCAACGGTGGAGGCCCTTATATGTGCACAAGATTGGCTCCGGACTACTAATTCTCCTCTTGTCATAGAAGATGCCATGAATGAAATGGAAAGACTACAAGAAG ATATGAAAGACTTGATCATACAACATCCTGTCATTATGGTTGATGAGGAAACAGAATCTTGA